The Cydia splendana chromosome Z, ilCydSple1.2, whole genome shotgun sequence genome window below encodes:
- the LOC134805044 gene encoding uncharacterized protein LOC134805044, giving the protein MISTWHILIQIVMIVSFWTATYSYSPYFTDWNEVEKLAEIHPYVVAVLDAKHEYICSGFSITDLTVVTAGSCLTVPPAAVAISAVLGDDAIGKNILRVSHTRVHKAFTCYVSQTQPSETIMNSNVALIYVVNHKLDYFTSAAAIGDFSPFQLRKQTLTVIGFGETDAGTVVLQRQVYIQKTCVNPQWFYCVCGVESKETTYENQFGEGGPVLLSGKVVAIAGAPCGALFIPHTSVKYNIFTVAMEYNSWIRNNLDNTTIEPKILDLKSFEYTFNNCSSTAAVVIYIITLLFAANLIK; this is encoded by the coding sequence ATGATTTCCACATGGCACATTTTAATCCAAATTGTAATGATAGTGTCTTTTTGGACTGCAACATACTCGTATTCGCCATATTTTACAGACTGGAATGAAGTAGAAAAATTGGCAGAAATCCATCCGTATGTAGTGGCAGTATTAGATGCCAAACATGAATACATCTGTTCGGGATTTTCTATAACAGATCTAACAGTGGTTACTGCCGGTAGTTGTCTGACTGTACCGCCTGCCGCCGTCGCGATATCCGCAGTGTTGGGCGATGACGCCATCGGTAAAAACATATTACGAGTTTCACACACAAGGGTGCACAAGGCTTTCACCTGCTACGTAAGTCAAACACAACCAAGCGAGACCATAATGAATAGTAACGTTGCCCTCATTTACGTCGTTAACCATAAATTGGACTATTTCACCAGTGCAGCCGCAATCGGAGATTTTAGTCCATTTCAATTACGAAAGCAGACGTTGACTGTCATTGGCTTCGGTGAGACCGATGCTGGCACAGTAGTGCTGCAGCGACAAGTCTATATACAAAAGACGTGCGTGAATCCTCAGTGGTTTTACTGTGTATGCGGAGTAGAATCAAAAGAAACGACATACGAAAATCAATTTGGAGAAGGCGGTCCTGTTTTACTGAGTGGCAAAGTAGTAGCTATAGCGGGAGCACCATGCGGCGCACTGTTTATCCCACACACGAGCGTAAAATACAACATTTTCACCGTCGCAATGGAATATAACTCTTGGATAAGGAATAACCTGGACAACACCACTATTGAACCTAAAATACTCGATCTGAAATCTTTTGAATATACATTTAATAATTGTAGTAGTACTGCCGCCGTTGTCATATACATTATTACACTGTTATTTGCtgctaatttaataaaataa